In the genome of Bradyrhizobium arachidis, one region contains:
- a CDS encoding adenylate/guanylate cyclase domain-containing protein, translating to MVQERPVRIERRLSAILAADVVGYSRLMHDNEEITHTKLTTLLTEAVGPAIAEHRGRIVKNTGDGFLAEFPSAVEAVRAAVRFQIRVGELTIGDAEDSRIAFRVGVNIGDVIIEPNDIFGDGVNIAARLETIAEPGGICISLSAYDHVRGKVGVEFADMGEQSLKNIARPVRAFSIVWEEQSPATHGMRAKWDTASAPHLSIVVLPFTNLSGDPEQEYFVDGVTEALTTDLSRIGGAFVIARNTAFTFKGKALDVRKLGRELSVRYVLEGSLQRSGNRLRVNVQLVDANTGNHLWAERFDKPVADLLDMQDEIVSRLANELDAELVAAEARRAECSLHPDAMDLVFQGSSWFNKGQTPNCLTRARSFFERALALDSENIEAMVGLARVDTSIGASFIADDHSARLAAAETTIMRVLSLAPNHALAHLTLGNSQIFTKRAVQGIAECQQALALDRNLARAHALIGLAKFFLGRGAETEAHINEAFRLSPRDTYAARWMGYVGLAKAQLGVDDEAVIWMRRGLDANRNHSFAHFPLGAVLAWLGELDQARATVRAGLALDPSFTICRFRAHVPSDNPIFLAVHERLVEGMRLAGVPETAPTLLG from the coding sequence ATGGTGCAAGAGCGGCCAGTCCGGATCGAGCGCAGACTGTCGGCAATATTGGCCGCCGATGTGGTTGGTTATTCGCGGCTAATGCACGACAACGAAGAAATTACTCATACCAAACTTACGACGCTCCTGACGGAAGCTGTCGGCCCCGCGATTGCGGAGCATCGTGGCCGCATCGTGAAGAACACTGGCGATGGGTTCTTGGCAGAATTTCCGAGTGCGGTTGAAGCAGTCCGAGCTGCTGTACGATTCCAAATCCGAGTTGGAGAACTTACAATAGGAGACGCGGAAGACAGTCGCATAGCCTTCCGGGTGGGAGTCAACATTGGAGACGTAATCATCGAGCCCAATGACATATTCGGCGATGGCGTAAACATCGCGGCGCGGCTTGAGACGATCGCAGAGCCCGGCGGCATCTGCATCTCGTTGTCTGCGTATGATCACGTCCGAGGCAAAGTTGGCGTCGAGTTCGCCGACATGGGTGAGCAGAGCCTTAAAAACATTGCTCGCCCGGTCCGGGCCTTCTCTATCGTCTGGGAAGAGCAAAGCCCCGCGACCCACGGTATGCGCGCAAAGTGGGACACGGCTTCAGCGCCTCACCTTTCCATAGTAGTGCTTCCTTTTACGAACCTCAGCGGTGATCCGGAACAAGAGTACTTCGTGGATGGGGTGACCGAGGCCCTCACTACAGACTTATCGCGCATCGGTGGCGCGTTTGTGATTGCGCGCAACACCGCCTTCACGTTTAAGGGCAAAGCCCTGGACGTAAGGAAGCTGGGACGTGAGCTTAGCGTCCGTTATGTGCTCGAAGGTTCTTTGCAGCGAAGCGGCAACCGCCTCCGTGTGAACGTGCAGTTGGTCGACGCCAATACAGGCAATCACCTCTGGGCCGAACGCTTTGACAAGCCTGTTGCCGACCTCCTTGACATGCAGGATGAAATCGTATCGAGACTCGCTAACGAGCTTGATGCCGAACTTGTTGCCGCGGAGGCGCGGCGGGCCGAGTGTTCACTGCACCCAGACGCGATGGACTTGGTGTTCCAAGGCAGCAGCTGGTTCAACAAGGGGCAGACCCCCAATTGCCTGACACGAGCGCGCAGTTTTTTCGAGAGGGCCCTTGCGCTCGATTCCGAAAACATTGAGGCCATGGTCGGCTTGGCGCGGGTCGACACCTCAATAGGGGCTTCCTTTATAGCCGATGACCATTCAGCGCGGCTTGCTGCGGCGGAGACAACCATAATGAGGGTACTATCCCTCGCGCCAAACCACGCTTTGGCTCACTTGACCTTGGGCAACTCGCAAATATTTACGAAACGCGCAGTCCAAGGCATCGCGGAGTGCCAGCAGGCATTGGCGCTGGATCGCAATTTAGCCCGCGCTCATGCTCTCATCGGCTTGGCCAAGTTCTTCCTTGGTCGAGGCGCAGAAACCGAAGCTCACATAAACGAGGCGTTCCGCCTTTCTCCTCGCGACACCTATGCCGCTCGTTGGATGGGATATGTTGGCCTTGCCAAGGCGCAGCTCGGTGTCGATGACGAGGCGGTCATCTGGATGCGTCGGGGCCTCGATGCAAACCGCAACCATTCGTTCGCCCACTTCCCTCTCGGAGCAGTGCTTGCGTGGCTTGGCGAACTAGACCAGGCGCGCGCCACGGTACGAGCGGGACTTGCGCTTGATCCAAGCTTCACCATCTGTCGGTTTCGCGCTCACGTACCGAGCGACAATCCGATTTTTCTTGCTGTCCACGAACGCCTCGTTGAGGGAATGCGGCTGGCGGGGGTGCCGGAAACGGCCCCAACCTTGCTCGGCTAA